Proteins encoded in a region of the Massilia sp. UMI-21 genome:
- a CDS encoding HlyC/CorC family transporter: MTDILIISFLILMNGVFAMSELALVSAKHLRLERRAEEGSRGARAALKLADDPSNFLSTVQIGITIIGIFNGAFGEASLASSLTAELQTIPWVAPYAQETATGLVVASITVASIIFGELVPKRIAMRYPEAMAILIAPPLRLLSKLMSPFVAFLSLVTNAIVRLLGIHQVKEEAPTEEDIAGIIKEGADTGVFEKTEYDIVQRALRLDDQHLKSLMTPRVDLVIIDLEENRAGNLETIAASRYSRYPVCRGDRSHIVGYVMARDLLAQAVRTGSVDTVDLEGAVQELLYVPETVSAMALLEMFKKHRAELALIVDEYGDIQGMVTLSDVMSALVGDVTVAGEDHDVDAVQRPDGSWLLDGGVSLDRFRDLLETGLGFPGEVEGAYHTLAGFLLYQLGYIPKPSDAVEWQGFRFEVMDMDGNRIDRILVSRYEVAQAEPERD, encoded by the coding sequence CTGACCGACATATTGATCATCTCCTTCCTCATACTGATGAACGGAGTGTTCGCCATGAGCGAGTTGGCACTGGTCTCGGCCAAGCACCTGCGCCTCGAACGGCGCGCCGAAGAAGGCAGCCGCGGCGCGCGCGCGGCGCTCAAGCTGGCCGACGACCCCAGCAACTTCCTCTCCACGGTCCAGATCGGCATCACCATCATCGGCATCTTCAACGGCGCCTTCGGCGAGGCCTCGCTCGCCAGCAGCCTGACCGCCGAACTCCAGACCATCCCCTGGGTCGCGCCCTACGCGCAAGAAACCGCCACCGGCCTGGTGGTCGCCTCGATCACCGTCGCCTCGATCATCTTCGGCGAACTGGTCCCGAAGCGGATCGCGATGCGCTATCCGGAAGCGATGGCGATCCTGATCGCGCCGCCGCTGCGCCTGCTCTCGAAGCTGATGTCGCCCTTCGTCGCCTTCCTGTCGCTGGTCACGAACGCCATCGTGCGCCTGCTCGGCATCCATCAGGTCAAGGAAGAAGCCCCGACCGAGGAAGACATCGCCGGCATCATCAAGGAAGGCGCCGACACCGGCGTGTTCGAGAAGACCGAGTACGACATCGTCCAGCGCGCCCTGCGCCTGGACGACCAGCACCTGAAATCGCTGATGACGCCGCGGGTCGACCTGGTCATCATCGACCTCGAGGAAAACCGCGCCGGCAACCTCGAGACCATCGCCGCCAGCCGCTACAGCCGCTATCCGGTGTGCCGCGGCGACCGCTCGCACATCGTCGGCTACGTGATGGCGCGCGACCTGCTGGCCCAGGCGGTGCGCACCGGCTCGGTGGACACGGTCGACCTCGAAGGCGCGGTGCAGGAACTGCTGTACGTGCCGGAGACCGTGAGCGCCATGGCCCTGCTCGAGATGTTCAAGAAACACCGCGCCGAATTGGCCCTGATCGTCGACGAATACGGCGACATCCAGGGCATGGTCACCCTGAGCGACGTGATGAGCGCGCTGGTGGGCGACGTCACCGTGGCCGGCGAAGACCACGACGTCGATGCCGTGCAGCGTCCCGACGGCAGCTGGCTGCTGGACGGCGGCGTGTCGCTCGACCGCTTCCGCGACCTGCTCGAGACCGGACTCGGCTTCCCCGGCGAGGTCGAAGGCGCCTACCATACGCTGGCCGGCTTCCTGCTGTACCAGCTGGGCTACATCCCCAAGCCGTCCGACGCGGTCGAGTGGCAAGGCTTCCGCTTCGAGGTCATGGACATGGACGGCAACCGCATCGACCGCATCCTGGTGTCGCGCTACGAAGTGGCGCAGGCCGAGCCGGAGCGCGATTAA
- a CDS encoding LysR family transcriptional regulator encodes MIEPHTIDLNLLSVFQEVYRERQISSAARRLGLSQSAVSNALARLRRAFGDELFVRTASGMQPTPLATQMAEPIGVAMAQVALALNQRSRFDPATSTRRFVLAMTDVGEIYFMPALIERCRVLAPQVEISSVRAGALALKEEMEGGRVDLAVGPFEDISEALYQRQLFRQPYVTMMRKGHPLARGEMSLARFVKAEHMLVDASESPYDRINALLARAGVGPSVRFRVPHFTAVPYMVATSDLVVTVPQKLAERAATPFGLEWIVPPLELPSLQTNVFWHRRYGQDPGNQWLRGLLAEVFAE; translated from the coding sequence ATGATCGAACCGCACACCATCGACCTGAACCTGCTGTCGGTATTCCAGGAAGTCTACCGGGAGCGCCAGATTTCCTCGGCCGCGCGCAGGCTGGGATTGAGCCAGTCGGCAGTGAGCAACGCGCTGGCGCGCCTGCGCCGCGCGTTCGGCGACGAACTGTTCGTGCGCACCGCCAGCGGCATGCAGCCGACGCCGCTGGCCACGCAGATGGCCGAACCGATCGGCGTGGCGATGGCCCAGGTGGCCCTCGCGCTGAACCAGCGCAGCCGCTTCGACCCGGCCACCAGCACCCGCCGCTTCGTGCTGGCGATGACGGACGTGGGCGAGATCTACTTCATGCCGGCGCTGATCGAGCGCTGCCGTGTGCTGGCGCCGCAGGTCGAGATCAGCTCGGTGCGCGCCGGCGCGCTGGCGCTGAAAGAGGAAATGGAAGGCGGGCGGGTCGACCTGGCGGTGGGGCCGTTCGAGGACATCTCGGAAGCGCTGTACCAGCGCCAGTTGTTCCGCCAGCCCTATGTGACGATGATGCGCAAGGGGCACCCCCTGGCCAGGGGCGAGATGAGCCTGGCGCGCTTCGTGAAGGCCGAGCACATGCTGGTCGATGCGAGCGAAAGCCCGTACGACCGCATCAACGCGCTGCTGGCGCGGGCCGGGGTCGGACCGTCGGTGCGCTTCCGGGTGCCGCACTTCACGGCGGTGCCCTACATGGTGGCGACCTCCGACCTGGTGGTCACGGTGCCGCAGAAGCTGGCGGAGCGGGCCGCGACGCCGTTCGGCCTGGAATGGATCGTGCCGCCGCTCGAGTTGCCGTCGCTGCAGACCAACGTGTTCTGGCACCGGCGCTATGGCCAGGACCCGGGCAACCAGTGGCTGCGCGGCCTGCTGGCCGAGGTATTCGCGGAATGA
- a CDS encoding TlpA family protein disulfide reductase, producing the protein MDVVTLGPLVFPTRVLLVLAAILAATLLAEWFRRRRGIDPGAVLWKMILAGFVAARAVFVLRHHALFAERPWTAFDFRDGGFDAGAGLLVACVVGAELTRRHAALRRPLLAASLAGIALWLGGTLMLQAFAPAHAPLPALQVRALDGAELPLRGFVGRPLVVNLWATWCPPCRREMPALGRMQAARPDVGFVFVNQGESAAAVRAYMQSQGLRMDNVVLDAAGQLSKRTGSPGFPTTLFYDARGTLRLRHVGELSEASLAEKLAQLPR; encoded by the coding sequence ATGGATGTCGTCACACTCGGCCCGCTGGTCTTTCCCACCCGGGTGCTGCTGGTCCTGGCCGCGATCCTGGCGGCCACCCTGCTGGCCGAATGGTTCCGCCGGCGGCGCGGCATCGATCCCGGCGCCGTGCTGTGGAAGATGATCCTGGCCGGCTTCGTGGCCGCGCGCGCCGTGTTCGTGCTGCGCCACCACGCGCTGTTCGCCGAGCGCCCCTGGACCGCCTTCGACTTCCGGGACGGCGGCTTCGACGCCGGCGCCGGGCTGCTGGTCGCCTGCGTGGTGGGCGCCGAGCTGACCCGCCGCCATGCGGCCCTGCGGCGGCCGCTGCTGGCCGCCAGCCTGGCCGGCATCGCGCTCTGGCTGGGCGGCACCCTGATGCTGCAGGCCTTCGCGCCGGCGCATGCGCCGCTGCCGGCGCTGCAGGTGCGCGCTCTCGACGGCGCCGAACTGCCCCTGCGCGGCTTCGTCGGCAGGCCGCTGGTGGTCAACCTGTGGGCCACCTGGTGCCCGCCATGCCGGCGCGAGATGCCGGCGCTGGGCAGGATGCAGGCCGCCAGGCCGGATGTCGGCTTCGTGTTCGTCAACCAGGGCGAATCGGCGGCGGCGGTGCGCGCCTACATGCAGTCGCAGGGACTGCGGATGGACAATGTGGTGCTCGACGCCGCCGGACAACTGTCCAAGCGCACCGGGTCGCCGGGCTTCCCGACCACCCTGTTCTACGACGCGCGCGGGACGCTGCGCTTGCGGCACGTGGGCGAGCTGTCGGAAGCGAGCCTCGCCGAGAAGCTGGCGCAATTGCCCCGTTAG
- a CDS encoding MBL fold metallo-hydrolase — MQVNPIQLFDAESSTFTYILSAPDSADAVIIDPVDRHWQRDLAHIERLGLTLTHVLETHAHADHVTSAGRLRALTGAKACVPSGCGIPPAEVQLQDGDLIPFGWREHIAVIHTPGHTAGSMCYLWRGNLFSGDTLLVDGCGRTDFQGGCAAALYDSVTRKLFALDDATRVWPGHDYRGQSVSTIGWEKRHNARLAQRSRAEFVALMAALDLPRPKLMDVAVPANRMLGLAHSV, encoded by the coding sequence ATGCAAGTCAATCCGATCCAGCTGTTCGACGCCGAGTCCTCGACCTTTACCTACATCCTGTCCGCTCCGGACAGCGCCGACGCGGTGATCATCGACCCGGTCGACCGCCACTGGCAGCGCGACCTGGCCCACATCGAACGCCTCGGACTGACCCTCACCCACGTGCTGGAGACCCATGCCCACGCCGATCACGTCACCTCGGCCGGCCGGCTGCGCGCCCTGACCGGCGCCAAGGCCTGCGTGCCGAGCGGCTGCGGCATCCCGCCGGCCGAAGTGCAGCTGCAGGACGGCGACCTGATTCCATTCGGATGGCGCGAGCACATCGCCGTGATCCACACCCCCGGCCACACCGCCGGCAGCATGTGCTACCTGTGGCGCGGCAACCTGTTCAGCGGCGACACCCTGCTGGTGGACGGCTGCGGGCGCACCGATTTCCAGGGCGGCTGCGCCGCCGCGCTCTACGACAGCGTCACCCGCAAGCTGTTCGCGCTGGACGACGCGACCCGGGTCTGGCCCGGTCACGACTACCGGGGCCAGTCGGTCTCCACCATCGGCTGGGAAAAGCGCCACAATGCGCGCCTGGCGCAGCGTTCGCGCGCCGAGTTCGTCGCGCTGATGGCCGCGCTCGACCTGCCGCGCCCGAAGCTGATGGACGTGGCGGTGCCGGCCAATCGCATGCTCGGCCTGGCGCACAGCGTGTGA
- a CDS encoding YjbQ family protein, giving the protein MAHQAILEIATAGRGTHDITDAVAAVVRGCAPRCGLAHVFAQHTSCSLLITENADPDVRRDLETVLRRLAPDGDPANRHDAEGPDDMAAHVRTMLTGAGLSVPVADGRLLLGTWQGIYLYEHRSAPYRRRVVVTVL; this is encoded by the coding sequence ATGGCGCACCAGGCCATCCTCGAGATTGCCACCGCGGGACGCGGCACGCACGACATCACCGATGCGGTCGCCGCCGTGGTGCGCGGATGCGCGCCGCGCTGCGGCCTGGCGCACGTGTTCGCCCAGCACACCAGCTGTTCGCTCCTGATTACCGAGAACGCCGACCCGGACGTGCGGCGCGACCTCGAGACCGTGCTGCGCCGGCTGGCGCCGGACGGCGACCCGGCCAACCGCCACGATGCCGAAGGGCCGGACGACATGGCCGCCCACGTGCGCACCATGCTCACCGGCGCCGGGCTGAGCGTGCCGGTGGCCGACGGCCGCCTGCTGCTCGGCACCTGGCAGGGCATCTACCTCTACGAACACCGCAGCGCCCCGTACCGGCGGCGGGTGGTGGTGACCGTGCTCTGA
- a CDS encoding hemerythrin domain-containing protein, translating to MFNLNKLSPTITNMIRFDHSHVMVTFHQYERDKPARVKKALADTICDALEIHATLEEEIFYPVMRERDAGEPFMHKAEPEHMEMRRLIAELRRTSGADPRHDKLVMELMRDVMHHVADEETTLLPHAEAKLSREMLSELGARMTRRRLELVGPKAGKLAKEHAVGFGGSGAALVVGLASAVFAAKAFGPKKTWKSNPA from the coding sequence ATGTTTAACCTGAATAAGCTGAGCCCGACGATCACCAACATGATCCGCTTCGACCATTCGCACGTGATGGTGACCTTCCACCAGTACGAGAGGGACAAGCCGGCGCGCGTGAAGAAGGCGCTGGCCGACACCATCTGCGACGCGCTGGAAATCCACGCGACGCTCGAGGAAGAGATTTTCTACCCGGTGATGCGCGAGCGCGACGCCGGCGAGCCGTTCATGCACAAGGCCGAGCCGGAGCACATGGAGATGCGCCGCCTGATCGCCGAACTGCGCCGCACCAGCGGCGCCGATCCGCGCCACGACAAGCTGGTGATGGAACTGATGCGCGACGTGATGCACCACGTGGCCGACGAGGAAACCACCCTGCTGCCGCATGCCGAGGCCAAGCTGAGCCGCGAGATGCTCTCGGAGCTGGGCGCCAGGATGACCCGTCGCCGCCTGGAACTGGTGGGGCCGAAGGCCGGCAAGCTGGCCAAGGAACATGCGGTCGGCTTCGGCGGCAGCGGCGCGGCCCTGGTGGTCGGCCTGGCCAGCGCCGTGTTCGCGGCCAAGGCCTTCGGTCCGAAGAAGACCTGGAAGTCCAACCCGGCCTGA
- a CDS encoding LrgB family protein, with translation MPEPAQFGDFGRFWVYLSASPLLGLTMTLCAYLAAHRIARLCKGAPLANPVAISIALVAAALLLSGMSYQRYFAGAQFVHFLLGPATVALALPLVRQLPRLRRAFLPLACALLLGCVTAIVSSVAIALLMGAGPVLAATLGPKSATSPIAMAVSERLGGIPALTAAMVIGTGIFGAIAGPWLFDRLRIASPAARGFALGLAAHGIGTARAFQSGAEMGAFAGLAMGLNGALTALLAPWLVPVLVRWLA, from the coding sequence ATGCCTGAGCCGGCCCAATTCGGGGATTTCGGCCGCTTCTGGGTCTACCTGTCGGCTTCGCCGCTGCTGGGGCTGACCATGACCCTGTGCGCCTACCTGGCCGCCCACCGCATCGCGCGCCTGTGCAAGGGCGCGCCGCTGGCCAATCCGGTGGCGATCTCGATCGCCCTGGTCGCGGCGGCCTTGCTGCTCTCCGGCATGTCCTACCAGCGCTATTTTGCCGGCGCCCAGTTCGTCCACTTCCTGCTCGGCCCGGCCACGGTGGCCCTGGCCCTGCCGCTGGTGCGCCAGCTGCCGCGCCTGCGCCGTGCTTTCCTGCCGCTGGCCTGCGCACTGCTGCTCGGCTGTGTCACGGCCATCGTGTCGAGTGTCGCGATCGCGCTCCTGATGGGCGCCGGCCCGGTGCTGGCCGCCACCCTGGGCCCGAAGTCGGCGACCTCGCCGATCGCCATGGCGGTGTCGGAACGCCTGGGCGGCATTCCGGCCCTGACCGCGGCGATGGTGATCGGCACCGGCATCTTCGGCGCGATTGCCGGCCCCTGGCTGTTCGACCGGTTGCGCATCGCCTCGCCGGCGGCGCGCGGCTTCGCGCTGGGCCTGGCCGCGCACGGCATCGGCACCGCGCGCGCCTTCCAGTCGGGCGCCGAGATGGGTGCGTTTGCGGGCCTGGCGATGGGATTGAACGGGGCGCTGACCGCGCTGCTCGCGCCCTGGCTGGTGCCGGTGCTGGTGCGCTGGCTTGCTTGA
- a CDS encoding CidA/LrgA family protein, with product MLAAFTILLLFQCLGEGLVFLLALPIPGPVAGMLLLMAALLAWPRLQQSVEEAANTLLAHLSLLFVPAGVGIVATAASGSGHWLAILVSLVASTLLTLALTGLLLRRLGEGGADAGGAGDA from the coding sequence ATGCTCGCCGCCTTTACCATCCTGCTGCTGTTCCAGTGCCTCGGCGAAGGCCTGGTGTTCCTGCTGGCGCTTCCGATTCCCGGTCCGGTGGCGGGCATGCTGCTCCTGATGGCCGCCCTGCTGGCCTGGCCGCGCCTGCAGCAATCTGTCGAGGAGGCGGCCAACACCCTGCTGGCCCACCTGTCGCTGCTCTTCGTTCCGGCCGGCGTCGGCATCGTGGCCACCGCCGCCAGCGGCAGCGGCCACTGGCTGGCGATCCTGGTGTCGCTGGTCGCCAGCACCCTACTGACGCTCGCGCTCACCGGCCTGCTGCTGCGGCGGCTGGGAGAAGGGGGCGCTGACGCAGGAGGGGCCGGCGATGCCTGA
- a CDS encoding homogentisate 1,2-dioxygenase, with amino-acid sequence MSFSVDRASAPPGAYMSGFGNEFATEALPGALPQHRNSPQRVAYGLYAEQLSGTAFTAPRSHNRRSWLYRIRPAAVHGSFTPIDAGRIVSRFDTPAPPNQLRWSPLPMPDAPTDFIDGWVTMAGNGSPEAMNGCAIHLYAANRDMDGRYFYNADGELLVVPQQGRLAIATELGLIEIEPQEIAVIPRGLRFQVSLPDGAARGYICENFGALLQLPDMGPIGSNGLANPRDFLSPSARYEDLEGDFELVTKFCGGLWRAPIGHSPLDVVAWHGNYAPYKYDLRHFNTIGSISYDHPDPSIFLVLQSPSDTPGVDTLDFVIFPPRWLVGEDTFRPPWFHRNVASEFMGLIHGAYDAKADGFVPGGASLHNCMSGHGPDAATFDKASSADTGRPHKVADTMAFMFETRNVIVPTAQALSSPQLQADYQQCWAGIGKHFRPTP; translated from the coding sequence ATGTCCTTTTCCGTCGACCGCGCATCCGCTCCCCCCGGCGCCTACATGAGCGGCTTCGGCAACGAATTCGCCACCGAAGCCCTGCCCGGCGCCCTGCCGCAGCACCGCAATTCGCCCCAGCGCGTGGCCTACGGCCTGTATGCCGAGCAGCTGTCCGGCACCGCCTTCACCGCGCCGCGCAGCCACAACCGCCGCTCCTGGCTGTACCGGATTCGCCCCGCGGCGGTGCACGGCAGCTTCACGCCGATCGACGCGGGCCGCATCGTGTCGCGCTTCGACACCCCGGCCCCGCCCAACCAGCTGCGTTGGAGCCCGCTACCGATGCCGGACGCGCCGACCGATTTCATCGACGGCTGGGTCACCATGGCCGGCAACGGTTCGCCGGAAGCCATGAACGGCTGCGCGATCCACCTGTACGCCGCCAACCGCGACATGGACGGCCGCTACTTCTACAATGCCGACGGCGAGCTGCTGGTGGTGCCGCAGCAGGGCCGGCTGGCGATCGCCACCGAACTCGGGCTGATCGAGATCGAACCGCAGGAGATCGCGGTGATTCCGCGCGGCCTGCGTTTCCAGGTCAGCTTGCCGGACGGCGCGGCGCGCGGCTACATCTGCGAGAATTTCGGCGCCCTCCTGCAACTGCCCGACATGGGTCCGATCGGCTCGAACGGCCTGGCCAACCCGCGCGACTTCCTGAGCCCGAGCGCGCGCTACGAGGACCTCGAGGGCGACTTCGAACTGGTCACCAAGTTCTGCGGCGGCCTGTGGCGCGCACCGATCGGCCATTCGCCGCTCGACGTGGTCGCCTGGCACGGCAACTACGCGCCCTACAAGTACGACCTGCGCCACTTCAACACCATCGGCTCGATCAGCTACGACCACCCGGATCCCTCGATCTTCCTGGTGCTGCAGTCGCCCAGCGACACCCCGGGCGTGGACACGCTCGACTTCGTGATCTTCCCGCCGCGCTGGCTGGTGGGCGAAGACACCTTCCGCCCGCCCTGGTTCCACCGCAACGTGGCCAGCGAATTCATGGGGCTGATCCACGGCGCCTACGACGCCAAGGCCGACGGCTTCGTGCCGGGCGGCGCCAGCCTGCACAACTGCATGAGCGGGCACGGACCCGACGCCGCCACCTTCGACAAGGCCAGCAGCGCCGACACCGGCCGGCCGCACAAGGTGGCGGACACCATGGCCTTCATGTTCGAGACCCGCAACGTGATCGTACCGACGGCCCAGGCCCTGTCCTCGCCCCAGCTGCAGGCCGACTACCAGCAATGCTGGGCGGGTATCGGCAAGCATTTCCGGCCGACGCCCTGA
- a CDS encoding EAL domain-containing protein — protein sequence MTQFHQLAHWRARIFSKLMSIVLIVGTVAAIPSILLAVADGMWPIALMDTVALGWICAIWWFDRLPYTLRVLNFLAVLFLVGVGLMLAVGPVSQIFLMAPPVLAVVFLGTRQALGALALSGATILGLGLAGHAKLFVAGLDHPLLASLVVTLNYLCVGAVITITCGALVKGLTTTMGEMQGFADSLENKQARLHELNAELRLTSAAVARLNDMVLIARAVDAPGAHQPIIFANEAFERRTGYQRAEIIGQSMRLLHGPETDPDEVSRILWAVARNEAVKSELLNYTKGGDPYWVEMEMVPFASEDGRNTHWVVVGRDITERRNSARAIHHLAFYDVLTGLPNRRLLSERLDALVAGCQAGGALGAVLFIDLDNFKHVNDARGHATGDALLRSVAERLVSAVRARDTVARLGGDEFVILLQDLGHEPDAATEAAVKVAHKVLAALGEDVAIDEQLYRSTGSVGVALPLRAGLTGNDLLREADVAMYEAKAAGRNGVALFETTMLAEAEQKLTLERDLAMALEKGELAMHLQLQVDQNQRPSGAELLMRWHRADGILVPPEVFIPIAEASGLIVPLGNWVLRQACEAWLRLQAAGHALPLSINVSPVQFRQPDFVDEVRAALNDTGVPGGQLVFEVTEGLLMEDQEQTIARMHALTTLGIRFSVDDFGTGYSNLAYLRKMPLYELKIDKSFIRDTPNDVNGTAIVQSILSMAEHLGIRVVAEGIETAQQAQYLAAQGGPCMQGFLFSRPAPLDEVLATLARAADGRAPA from the coding sequence ATGACACAGTTCCACCAACTAGCGCACTGGCGCGCCCGCATCTTTTCGAAGCTGATGTCGATCGTCCTGATCGTCGGCACGGTCGCGGCAATTCCCAGCATCCTGCTGGCCGTGGCCGACGGCATGTGGCCGATCGCGCTGATGGACACGGTGGCGCTGGGCTGGATCTGCGCCATCTGGTGGTTCGACCGGCTGCCGTACACGCTGCGGGTGCTGAACTTCCTCGCGGTCCTGTTCCTGGTGGGGGTGGGCCTGATGCTGGCTGTCGGGCCGGTCAGCCAGATCTTCCTGATGGCGCCACCCGTGCTGGCGGTGGTGTTCCTGGGCACCCGCCAAGCCTTGGGCGCGCTCGCCCTGAGCGGCGCCACGATCCTGGGCCTCGGGCTGGCCGGCCACGCCAAGCTGTTCGTCGCGGGCCTCGACCACCCGCTGCTCGCGTCGCTGGTGGTGACCCTCAACTACCTGTGCGTCGGCGCCGTCATCACCATCACCTGCGGCGCCCTGGTCAAGGGCTTGACCACCACCATGGGTGAGATGCAGGGCTTTGCCGACTCCCTCGAGAACAAGCAGGCCCGCCTGCACGAACTGAACGCCGAGCTGCGCCTGACCTCGGCCGCGGTCGCGCGCCTGAACGACATGGTCCTGATCGCGCGCGCGGTGGATGCGCCCGGAGCGCACCAGCCGATCATCTTCGCCAACGAGGCGTTCGAGCGCCGCACCGGCTACCAGCGCGCCGAGATCATCGGGCAAAGCATGCGCCTGCTGCACGGGCCGGAGACCGATCCTGACGAGGTCTCGCGCATCCTGTGGGCGGTTGCGCGCAACGAGGCGGTCAAGTCCGAGCTGCTGAACTACACCAAGGGCGGCGATCCCTACTGGGTGGAGATGGAGATGGTGCCCTTCGCCAGCGAGGACGGCCGCAACACGCACTGGGTCGTGGTGGGGCGCGACATCACCGAGCGCCGCAATTCGGCCCGGGCGATCCACCATCTCGCCTTCTACGACGTGCTCACCGGCCTGCCCAACCGCCGCCTGCTGAGCGAGCGCCTGGACGCGCTGGTCGCGGGCTGCCAGGCCGGCGGCGCGCTGGGCGCCGTGCTGTTCATCGACCTGGACAACTTCAAGCATGTCAACGACGCGCGCGGGCACGCCACCGGCGACGCACTGCTGCGCAGCGTCGCCGAGCGCCTGGTGTCGGCGGTGCGCGCGCGCGACACCGTGGCGCGCCTGGGCGGCGACGAGTTCGTGATCCTGCTGCAGGACCTCGGCCACGAACCCGACGCCGCGACCGAAGCGGCGGTCAAGGTCGCCCACAAGGTGCTCGCCGCCCTCGGCGAGGACGTCGCGATCGACGAGCAGTTGTACCGCTCGACCGGCAGCGTCGGCGTCGCGCTGCCATTGCGCGCCGGCCTGACCGGGAACGACCTGCTGCGCGAGGCCGACGTCGCGATGTACGAGGCCAAGGCCGCCGGCCGCAATGGCGTGGCGCTGTTCGAGACCACGATGCTGGCCGAGGCCGAGCAGAAGCTCACGCTCGAGCGCGACCTCGCCATGGCGCTCGAGAAGGGCGAGCTGGCGATGCACCTGCAGCTGCAGGTCGACCAGAACCAGCGCCCGAGCGGCGCCGAGCTCCTGATGCGCTGGCACCGCGCCGACGGCATCCTGGTGCCGCCGGAGGTGTTCATTCCGATCGCCGAAGCCAGCGGCCTGATCGTCCCGCTCGGCAACTGGGTGCTGCGCCAGGCCTGCGAGGCCTGGCTGCGCCTGCAAGCGGCCGGCCATGCCTTGCCGCTGTCGATCAACGTCAGCCCGGTGCAGTTCCGCCAGCCGGACTTCGTCGACGAGGTGCGCGCGGCGCTGAACGACACCGGCGTGCCGGGCGGGCAGCTGGTGTTCGAGGTCACCGAAGGCCTGCTGATGGAAGACCAGGAGCAGACCATCGCCCGCATGCACGCGCTCACCACGCTCGGCATCCGCTTCTCGGTGGACGACTTCGGCACCGGTTACTCGAACCTGGCCTACCTGCGCAAGATGCCGCTGTACGAGCTCAAGATCGACAAGAGCTTCATCCGCGACACGCCCAACGACGTCAACGGCACCGCGATCGTGCAGTCGATCCTGTCGATGGCCGAGCACCTTGGCATCCGCGTGGTGGCCGAGGGCATCGAGACCGCGCAACAGGCCCAGTACCTGGCCGCGCAGGGCGGACCCTGCATGCAGGGCTTCCTGTTCTCGCGGCCGGCGCCGCTCGACGAGGTCCTGGCCACGCTGGCGCGCGCGGCGGACGGACGCGCCCCGGCCTGA
- the hppD gene encoding 4-hydroxyphenylpyruvate dioxygenase, with amino-acid sequence MADLFENPMGLMGFEFVEFASPTPGVLEPVFEALGFTKVAVHRSKAVSLYRQGGINFIINNEPKSYAAYFAAEHGPSACGMAFRVKDAHKAYARALELGAQAVEIPTGPMELRLPAIKGIGGAPLYLIDRFEEGKSIYDIDFEFLEGVDRHPAGQGLKIIDHLTHNVYRGRMSFWANFYEKLFNFREIRYFDIKGEYTGLTSKALTAPDGMIRIPLNEEGKQGGGQIEEFLMKFNGEGIQHIALLSEDLIKTVDGLRAAGVPLMSAPPATYYEMLEERVPGHGENPEELKARGLLLDGSVVDGRPRLLLQIFSETQLGPVFFEFIQRKGDDGFGEGNFKALFESIERDQVRRGAIAGATAEA; translated from the coding sequence ATGGCAGACCTGTTTGAGAACCCCATGGGCCTGATGGGCTTCGAGTTCGTCGAGTTCGCGTCGCCCACCCCGGGCGTGCTGGAGCCGGTCTTCGAAGCGCTCGGCTTCACCAAGGTGGCGGTGCACCGCTCGAAGGCGGTGAGCCTGTACCGCCAGGGCGGCATCAACTTCATCATCAACAACGAGCCGAAGAGCTACGCCGCCTACTTCGCCGCCGAACACGGCCCCTCGGCCTGCGGCATGGCCTTCCGCGTCAAGGACGCGCACAAGGCCTACGCGCGCGCGCTGGAACTGGGCGCGCAGGCGGTCGAGATCCCGACCGGCCCGATGGAATTGCGCCTGCCCGCCATCAAGGGCATCGGCGGCGCGCCGCTGTACCTGATCGACCGCTTCGAAGAGGGCAAGTCGATCTATGACATCGACTTCGAATTCCTGGAGGGCGTGGACCGCCATCCGGCCGGCCAGGGCCTGAAGATCATCGACCACCTGACCCACAACGTCTACCGGGGCCGCATGAGCTTCTGGGCCAATTTCTACGAAAAGCTGTTCAACTTCCGCGAGATCCGCTACTTCGACATCAAGGGCGAGTACACCGGCCTGACCTCGAAGGCGCTGACCGCGCCGGACGGCATGATCCGCATTCCGCTCAACGAGGAAGGCAAGCAGGGCGGCGGCCAGATCGAGGAATTCCTGATGAAGTTCAACGGCGAAGGCATCCAGCACATCGCGCTCCTGAGCGAAGACCTGATCAAGACGGTGGACGGCCTGCGCGCGGCCGGCGTGCCCCTGATGAGCGCGCCGCCCGCGACCTATTACGAAATGCTCGAAGAGCGCGTGCCGGGCCACGGCGAAAACCCCGAGGAACTCAAGGCGCGCGGCCTGCTGCTGGACGGCAGCGTGGTCGACGGCAGGCCGCGCCTGCTGCTGCAGATCTTCTCGGAGACCCAGCTCGGACCGGTGTTCTTCGAGTTCATCCAGCGCAAGGGCGACGACGGTTTCGGCGAAGGCAACTTCAAGGCGTTGTTCGAGTCGATCGAGCGCGACCAGGTGCGCCGCGGCGCGATTGCCGGGGCCACCGCGGAGGCCTGA